One Aquarana catesbeiana isolate 2022-GZ linkage group LG06, ASM4218655v1, whole genome shotgun sequence genomic region harbors:
- the LOC141148256 gene encoding LOW QUALITY PROTEIN: CDK-activating kinase assembly factor MAT1-like (The sequence of the model RefSeq protein was modified relative to this genomic sequence to represent the inferred CDS: inserted 1 base in 1 codon): MDDQGCPRCKTTKYCNPSLKLMVNVCGHTLCESCVELLFVRGSGTCQECNTPLRKSNFRVQLFEDPTIDKEVEIRKKIIKIFNKREEEFPSLREYDFLEDIEEIVFNLTNNVDLDNTKKRXDMYQKLNKDTIVRNKIKLTREQEELEEALEVEKQDNEQRRLLIQKEELFQQNMKRKNKQDLLDQLETSRLPPSILLAQHKGKTTQIEMQLEKAKPAVTFSTGIKMGHHISSVPIPKLEESLYRYQPIHIEMYGPEVPCIEILGRQGYLNHVRATSPQDLAGGYTSSLACHRALQDSFSGLFWQAY, from the exons ATGGATGACCAAGGCTGCCCGAGGTGTAAGACCACCAAATATTGCAACCCCTCCCTGAAACTGATGGTGAATGTGTGCGGACATACTCTGTGTGAAAGTTGTGTCGAGTTACTTTTTGTTCGAGGGTCTGGTACTTGCCAGGAATGCAACACTCCCCTCCGGAAAAGTAACTTTAGAGTGCAGCTCTTTGAAGACCCCACAATTGATAAAGAAGTGGAGATCCGCAAAAAGATCATAAAAATATTTAATAAGCGTGAAGAAGAATTTCCATCTCTGAGAGAATACGATTTTTTGGAAGACATTGAAGAAATAGTGTTCAACTTGACCAACAATGTTGATCTTGACAACACCAAAAAAA TTGATATGTACCAAAAGCTGAACAAAGATACCATCGtaagaaacaaaataaaattgaCTAGGGAGCAGGAAGAGCTAGAAGAGGCCCTGGAAGTTGAGAAGCAAGACAATGAGCAGAGAAGGCTTCTtatacagaaggaagaactatttCAGCAAAATATGAAAAGGAAGAATAAGCAGGACTTGTTGGATCAGCTGGAGACATCTCGGCTTCCTCCATCAATTCTGTTGGCCCAGCACAAAGGGAAAACCACTCAGATTGAGATGCAGTTGGAAAAGGCTAAACCAGCAGTAACATTTTCAACTGGCATTAAAATGGGTCATCATATTTCATCTGTTCCAATTCCAAAGCTGGAAGAATCTTTGTATCGTTATCAGCCTATTCATATAGAAATGTACGGTCCAGAGGTCCCTTGTATAGAAATACTGGGAAGGCAGGGGTATCTAAACCATGTACGAGCTACTTCCCCTCAGGATCTCGCTGGAGGCTACACTTCCTCTCTCGCATGCCATAGGGCACTGCAGGACTCCTTCAGCGGACTCTTCTGGCAGGCGTATTAA